A window of the Gammaproteobacteria bacterium genome harbors these coding sequences:
- the katG gene encoding catalase/peroxidase HPI, with the protein MDDTAKFNEPKCPFATSPGSRTRVNIQSNSDWWPNRLNVNILHLHSEKSSPLGAQFNYADEFQKLDFAAVKKDLYALMTDSQDWWPADWGHYGGLFIRMAWHAAGTYRTWDGRGGAGTGGQRFAPVSSWPDNGNLDKARRLLWPVKRKYGNKISWGDLMVLAGNCALESMGFQTFGFAGGREDVWEAENEIYWGSENEWLGDNRYSGERDLENPLGAVQMGLIYVNPEGPNGEPDPVASGVDVRETFARMAMNDEETVALVAGGHTFGKAHGAGDPDMVEADPEGAPLEQMGLGWMNRFGSGKGASTTTSGIEGAWKPNPTQWDNGYFNMLFGYDWELVKSPAGAWQWTAKDVREEDMIPDAHDPSKKHRPIMTTADMSLRFDSIYEPISRRYHQNPEEFADAFARAWFKLTHRDMGPVSRYLGPEIPQETLIWQDPVPAVEHQLVGDGEIAELKKKLLASGLSVSELVTTAWASAATFRGSDKRGGANGARIRLAPQKDWEVNRPEQLGKVLQKLESIQREYSGAANGGAKISLADLIVLGGCAGVEEAARLAGHNVNVPFAPGRTDASQEMTDVESFAALEPRADGFRNYVRGGMNFPAE; encoded by the coding sequence ATGGATGATACCGCCAAATTCAACGAGCCAAAGTGCCCGTTTGCGACCAGCCCCGGGTCGCGCACCAGAGTCAACATCCAGTCCAACAGCGACTGGTGGCCGAACCGGCTGAATGTTAATATCCTGCATCTTCATTCTGAAAAATCCAGCCCGCTGGGCGCGCAGTTCAACTACGCCGACGAATTCCAGAAACTGGATTTTGCCGCCGTCAAGAAAGACCTGTATGCGCTGATGACCGATTCGCAGGATTGGTGGCCGGCAGACTGGGGCCATTACGGCGGCTTGTTTATCCGCATGGCCTGGCACGCTGCGGGCACTTACCGGACATGGGACGGGCGCGGCGGCGCCGGCACCGGCGGGCAGCGTTTTGCGCCGGTCAGCAGTTGGCCCGACAACGGCAACCTGGACAAGGCGCGGCGGCTGTTGTGGCCCGTCAAGCGCAAGTATGGCAACAAAATTTCGTGGGGCGACTTGATGGTCCTGGCCGGCAATTGCGCGCTGGAATCCATGGGCTTTCAAACCTTCGGTTTTGCCGGCGGGCGCGAAGATGTGTGGGAAGCCGAGAACGAAATCTACTGGGGTTCGGAAAACGAATGGCTTGGCGACAACCGTTACAGCGGTGAACGCGACCTTGAAAACCCGCTGGGCGCGGTGCAGATGGGGTTGATTTATGTGAACCCCGAAGGGCCGAACGGCGAACCCGACCCGGTGGCTTCGGGGGTGGATGTGCGCGAGACCTTTGCGCGCATGGCCATGAACGACGAAGAAACCGTGGCGCTGGTGGCCGGCGGCCACACCTTCGGCAAGGCGCACGGCGCCGGCGACCCGGACATGGTGGAGGCGGACCCGGAAGGCGCGCCGCTGGAGCAGATGGGACTGGGCTGGATGAACCGCTTCGGTTCCGGCAAGGGCGCCAGCACCACCACCAGCGGCATTGAAGGCGCATGGAAGCCGAACCCGACGCAGTGGGACAACGGCTACTTCAACATGCTGTTTGGCTACGACTGGGAACTGGTGAAAAGCCCCGCCGGTGCGTGGCAATGGACGGCCAAGGATGTGCGCGAGGAAGATATGATTCCGGACGCGCACGACCCGTCGAAAAAACACCGCCCGATCATGACCACGGCAGACATGTCGCTGCGCTTTGACTCTATTTATGAGCCGATTTCGCGGCGCTATCATCAAAACCCGGAGGAATTCGCCGACGCCTTCGCGCGCGCCTGGTTTAAACTGACGCACCGCGACATGGGGCCGGTGTCGCGTTATCTCGGCCCGGAAATTCCGCAGGAAACGCTGATTTGGCAGGACCCGGTTCCGGCTGTTGAGCACCAACTGGTGGGCGACGGCGAAATCGCCGAATTGAAGAAAAAACTGCTGGCGTCGGGCCTGAGCGTTTCCGAACTGGTGACGACCGCGTGGGCGTCGGCGGCGACTTTCCGCGGTTCTGACAAGCGCGGCGGCGCCAACGGCGCGCGGATTCGGCTGGCCCCGCAAAAGGACTGGGAGGTGAACCGGCCCGAACAACTGGGCAAGGTGTTGCAGAAACTGGAAAGCATTCAGCGGGAATACAGCGGTGCGGCCAACGGCGGCGCAAAAATCTCGCTGGCGGATTTGATTGTGCTCGGTGGTTGCGCCGGCGTTGAGGAAGCGGCGCGGCTTGCGGGGCACAATGTGAATGTGCCGTTTGCGCCCGGGCGCACCGATGCATCGCAGGAGATGACCGATGTGGAATCGTTTGCGGCGCTGGAACCGCGAGCCGACGGTTTTCGCAACTATGTGCGCGGCGGGATGAACTTCCCGGCGGAGGA
- a CDS encoding ABC transporter ATP-binding protein, whose product MRRGGRVVHAVRGVSFRVGARESFGLVGESGCGKSTVLRAICNLAPVAGGVVRIGGEDWRGRHDRAFARRVQMVFQDLAASLHPRRTVDAALSEPLAIHRIGGRERRVLRALEDVALDARLRFRYPHQLSGGQRQRVAIARALMLEPDILLLDEPTSALDASVQAEVLNLLTRLRAERGLTCLTVSHDLAVIDYLCDRLAVMHKGRVVEQMNRRALADGSAHNTHTRALLAASGQPAAG is encoded by the coding sequence ATGCGCCGCGGCGGGCGCGTTGTGCACGCCGTGCGCGGCGTTTCCTTCCGCGTCGGCGCGCGCGAATCCTTCGGGCTGGTGGGGGAATCCGGCTGCGGCAAGTCCACCGTGCTGCGCGCGATTTGCAATCTGGCGCCGGTTGCCGGCGGCGTTGTCCGCATTGGCGGCGAAGACTGGCGCGGGCGCCATGACCGCGCCTTTGCGCGGCGCGTGCAGATGGTGTTTCAGGACCTGGCCGCGTCGCTGCACCCGCGGCGAACGGTGGACGCGGCGCTGTCGGAACCGCTTGCGATCCACCGCATCGGCGGGCGCGAGCGGCGCGTGCTGCGCGCGCTGGAGGATGTGGCGCTGGATGCGCGTTTGCGTTTTCGCTATCCGCATCAACTGTCCGGCGGGCAGCGCCAGCGCGTGGCCATTGCGCGGGCGCTGATGCTGGAGCCGGACATTCTGCTGCTGGACGAACCGACCTCGGCGCTGGACGCATCGGTGCAAGCCGAAGTGCTGAACCTGCTGACGCGCCTGCGCGCCGAACGCGGCCTGACCTGCCTGACGGTGAGCCACGACCTGGCGGTGATTGATTACCTGTGCGACCGCCTCGCGGTCATGCACAAGGGCCGCGTGGTGGAACAGATGAACCGCCGCGCACTGGCCGACGGCAGCGCGCACAACACCCACACACGAGCGTTGCTGGCGGCAAGCGGCCAACCGGCAGCCGGATGA
- a CDS encoding ABC transporter ATP-binding protein, which yields MSLLEVRDLRVTFDAATGPVDAVRGVSFALGRERLGIVGESGSGKTMTGLAILKLVRPPGRVAAKRILFDGHDLLAANERQMRALRGRRIAMVMQDAKYSLNPVMRVGKQLTEGLRLRGRSGERLSARAARERALAMLEAVQIRDAGRVFHAWPHELSGGMGQRVMIAMMLAGNPDLLIADEPTSALDVTVQKEVLGILDGLVRERGMGLVFISHDLRLVSRFCDRVLVMHRGRVLEELHAARLDDARHPYTRGLLNCLPVIGGDRKPLPTLARDADWAR from the coding sequence ATGAGCCTGCTGGAAGTGCGCGACCTGCGCGTTACCTTTGACGCCGCGACCGGGCCGGTGGATGCGGTGCGCGGTGTTTCATTTGCGTTGGGGCGCGAGCGGCTTGGCATTGTCGGCGAGTCCGGCAGCGGCAAGACGATGACCGGCCTTGCCATTCTGAAACTGGTGCGCCCACCCGGACGGGTGGCGGCCAAACGCATACTGTTTGACGGCCACGACCTGCTCGCCGCCAATGAGCGGCAAATGCGCGCGCTGCGCGGGCGGCGCATTGCGATGGTGATGCAGGACGCCAAATACTCGCTGAACCCGGTGATGCGCGTCGGCAAACAACTGACCGAGGGCCTGCGTTTGCGCGGGCGTTCGGGCGAGCGTTTAAGCGCGCGCGCCGCGCGCGAACGCGCGCTGGCGATGCTGGAGGCGGTGCAGATACGCGACGCCGGGCGCGTGTTTCACGCCTGGCCGCACGAACTGTCCGGCGGCATGGGGCAGCGCGTGATGATTGCGATGATGCTGGCCGGCAACCCCGACCTGCTGATTGCCGACGAGCCGACCTCGGCGCTGGATGTGACCGTGCAAAAGGAAGTGCTCGGCATTCTCGACGGCCTGGTGCGCGAGCGCGGCATGGGGCTGGTGTTTATCTCGCACGACCTGCGGCTGGTGTCGCGCTTTTGCGACCGCGTGCTGGTGATGCACCGCGGGCGCGTGCTGGAAGAACTGCACGCGGCGCGCCTTGACGACGCGCGCCACCCCTACACGCGGGGCTTGCTGAATTGTTTGCCGGTGATTGGCGGCGACCGCAAACCGCTGCCAACGCTGGCGCGTGACGCGGACTGGGCGCGATGA
- a CDS encoding ABC transporter permease — MNAPMKPSLRDYLLDPNPASRRQARLGEWWRGWLALSRNPLSVFGLLIVAALVLMAAAAPWLATHDPLAQALHNRLLPPGTAGHWLGTDEFGRDIWSRLVHGARITFYIVALVALTAPLFGLAVGAVAGYFGGVADTVLMRVTDIFLAFPRLILALAFVAALGPGVENAVLAIALTAWPPYARAARADTLTVRHSDYIAVARLQGAGAARILLSHIAPMCVPTTVIRMTLDMAGVILTAAGLGFLGLGAQPPTPEWGLMIASGRKFLFEYWWVATIPGLAIFLVSLGFNLLGDGQRDLLDPRRAAQ; from the coding sequence ATGAACGCGCCGATGAAACCCTCGCTGCGCGACTACCTGCTCGACCCCAACCCGGCATCGCGCCGGCAGGCGCGGCTTGGGGAATGGTGGCGCGGGTGGCTGGCGTTGTCGCGCAATCCGCTGAGCGTGTTCGGGCTGCTGATTGTCGCCGCGCTGGTGCTGATGGCCGCCGCCGCGCCATGGCTGGCGACGCACGACCCGCTGGCGCAGGCGCTGCACAACCGGCTGCTGCCGCCGGGAACGGCGGGGCACTGGCTTGGCACCGACGAGTTCGGGCGCGACATCTGGAGCCGCCTGGTGCACGGCGCGCGCATCACCTTTTACATTGTCGCGCTGGTGGCGCTTACCGCGCCGCTGTTCGGCCTGGCCGTCGGCGCCGTCGCCGGTTATTTCGGCGGCGTGGCCGACACCGTGCTGATGCGTGTCACCGACATCTTTCTCGCGTTTCCGCGGCTGATACTGGCGCTGGCGTTTGTCGCCGCGCTGGGGCCGGGCGTTGAAAACGCGGTGCTGGCGATTGCGCTGACGGCGTGGCCGCCGTACGCACGCGCCGCGCGCGCCGACACGCTGACGGTGCGCCATTCGGACTACATCGCGGTGGCGCGTTTGCAGGGCGCGGGTGCGGCGCGCATTCTGTTGTCGCACATTGCGCCGATGTGCGTGCCGACAACCGTTATCCGGATGACGCTCGACATGGCCGGCGTGATACTGACCGCCGCCGGCCTCGGCTTTCTCGGCCTCGGCGCGCAGCCGCCGACGCCGGAATGGGGGCTGATGATTGCGTCCGGGCGCAAGTTTCTGTTTGAGTACTGGTGGGTGGCGACGATACCGGGGCTTGCCATCTTTCTGGTGTCGCTCGGCTTCAACCTGCTGGGCGACGGCCAGCGCGATTTGCTTGATCCGCGCAGGGCGGCGCAATGA
- a CDS encoding ABC transporter permease, producing the protein MKRALRRLIALAATLAATFIGLLAVTFIIGRVIPVDPVLAILGERASAEQIEAARRALGLDEPVWVQFAIYLRDAFSGDFGTSLLTANPVLTDIARVFPATLELATIATLIGVLFGIPAGVLAASRQGGLADHIVRFAGLVGYSMPVFWLGLMGLLVFYGHLGWVGGPGRLDAAYQLQLELEVPQTTGAILIDTALAGAWDIFANALAHIALPASVLGYYSLAFISRMTRSFMLEQLSQEYITTARVKGVPEVRVVWVHALRNAAVPLITVIALTYANLLEGSVLTETVFAWPGLGLYITNALFSADLAAVMGGTIVVGAVFIFLNLLSDKLYRLADPRVRR; encoded by the coding sequence GTGAAACGCGCATTGCGCCGCCTGATTGCGCTGGCGGCAACGCTGGCCGCGACCTTCATCGGCCTGCTGGCCGTTACCTTCATCATTGGCCGCGTGATTCCGGTGGACCCGGTGCTGGCCATCCTCGGCGAGCGCGCAAGCGCCGAACAAATTGAAGCCGCGCGGCGCGCGCTGGGCCTGGACGAACCGGTCTGGGTGCAGTTTGCGATTTACCTGCGCGACGCATTCAGCGGCGACTTCGGCACATCGCTGCTCACCGCCAACCCGGTGCTGACCGACATCGCGCGCGTGTTCCCGGCCACGCTGGAACTGGCCACCATCGCAACGCTTATCGGCGTGCTGTTCGGCATTCCCGCGGGCGTGCTGGCGGCGTCGCGGCAGGGCGGCCTGGCCGACCACATCGTGCGCTTCGCCGGACTTGTCGGCTATTCCATGCCGGTGTTCTGGCTCGGCCTGATGGGGCTGCTGGTGTTCTACGGCCACCTCGGCTGGGTCGGCGGCCCGGGGCGGCTCGACGCCGCCTACCAGTTGCAGTTGGAACTGGAAGTGCCGCAGACCACCGGCGCGATACTGATAGACACCGCGCTCGCCGGCGCGTGGGACATCTTTGCCAACGCGCTGGCGCACATCGCGCTGCCGGCGTCGGTGCTGGGCTACTATTCGCTGGCGTTCATCAGCCGCATGACGCGCTCGTTCATGCTGGAGCAGTTGTCGCAGGAATACATCACCACCGCGCGCGTCAAGGGCGTGCCGGAAGTGCGCGTGGTGTGGGTGCACGCGCTGCGAAACGCCGCGGTGCCGCTGATTACCGTCATCGCGCTGACTTACGCCAACCTGCTGGAAGGTTCGGTGCTGACCGAAACGGTGTTCGCGTGGCCGGGGCTTGGGCTGTACATCACCAACGCGCTGTTCTCCGCCGACCTGGCCGCGGTGATGGGCGGCACGATAGTCGTCGGCGCCGTTTTCATTTTCCTGAACCTGCTGTCGGACAAACTCTACCGCCTCGCCGACCCGAGGGTGCGCCGATGA
- a CDS encoding ABC transporter substrate-binding protein, with amino-acid sequence MTFRARLAALAVALFCAAAAHAGTPPDTLVIADKLDDIVSLDPAESFEFSGNDLLNNVYDTLIELDPDDLGPLKPGLAESWALAGDGVTYTFRIRNGARFHSGNPVTAHDAAWSLRRAILLDKTPAFILKQFGFTAANAADKIRADGEHRLTLITDKPYAPSLFYNCLTAAVASVVDRKQALAHERDGDLGHGWLKTHTAGSGAYHLRLYKPADSYLLEAAPNHWRGAPPLARVFVRHIAEPAAQRLLLERGDVDIARKLSTLDIVGVAAHPQVRVVSEGRGLIIYLSLNQKVAPLNHPKVIQAFKYLVDYDGMVSTFLRDSYEVRQGFVPGGFIGALDWKERPYRLNIAKARALLKEAGVGEFSVRLSVRNEQERLEIAQSLQNTLAQAGITAHLRVATGKEILGEYRARKHQVYLGAWGPDYADPHTNADTFARNPDNRDDARLSGILAWRNAWPATEVSTRTDAAMFEQDIEKRRLLYEESQRIHQRVAPFVPMFQRIEPTAMRVGVKGFSAGGAIHSAFYWKTTK; translated from the coding sequence ATGACATTCCGTGCCCGGCTTGCGGCGCTTGCCGTCGCATTGTTCTGCGCCGCCGCAGCGCACGCCGGCACGCCGCCGGACACGCTGGTTATTGCCGACAAGCTGGATGACATCGTGTCGCTCGACCCCGCCGAGAGTTTTGAGTTTTCCGGCAACGACCTGCTCAACAATGTCTATGACACGCTGATAGAACTCGACCCCGACGACCTCGGCCCGCTGAAACCGGGGCTGGCCGAATCGTGGGCGCTGGCGGGCGACGGCGTTACCTACACTTTCCGCATCCGCAACGGCGCGCGCTTTCATTCCGGCAACCCGGTTACCGCGCACGATGCCGCGTGGTCGCTGCGCCGCGCAATCCTTCTCGACAAGACGCCGGCCTTCATCCTGAAACAATTCGGCTTCACCGCCGCCAACGCCGCCGACAAAATCCGCGCCGACGGCGAACACCGACTGACCCTCATCACCGACAAACCCTACGCGCCGTCGCTGTTCTACAACTGCCTGACGGCGGCGGTCGCGTCCGTTGTGGACCGCAAGCAGGCGCTGGCGCACGAGCGCGACGGCGACCTCGGCCACGGCTGGCTCAAGACGCACACCGCAGGCTCCGGCGCCTACCACCTGCGCCTTTACAAACCCGCCGACAGTTACCTGCTGGAAGCCGCGCCCAACCACTGGCGCGGCGCGCCGCCGCTGGCGCGCGTGTTTGTGCGCCACATCGCCGAACCGGCGGCGCAGCGCCTGCTGCTGGAAAGGGGCGATGTGGACATCGCCCGCAAGTTAAGCACGCTGGACATCGTCGGCGTCGCCGCGCACCCGCAAGTGCGCGTTGTCTCCGAGGGGCGCGGCCTGATCATCTATCTGTCGCTGAACCAGAAAGTCGCGCCGCTGAACCACCCGAAAGTGATTCAGGCGTTCAAGTATCTGGTGGATTACGACGGCATGGTCAGCACCTTCCTGCGCGACAGTTACGAGGTGCGCCAGGGTTTCGTGCCCGGCGGTTTCATCGGCGCGCTCGACTGGAAGGAACGCCCCTACCGGCTGAACATCGCAAAGGCGCGCGCGCTGCTGAAAGAAGCCGGCGTCGGTGAGTTCAGCGTGCGGCTGTCGGTGCGCAACGAGCAGGAGCGGCTGGAGATTGCCCAGTCATTGCAGAACACGCTGGCGCAGGCCGGCATCACCGCGCACCTGCGCGTCGCCACCGGCAAGGAGATACTCGGCGAATACCGCGCGCGCAAACACCAGGTTTATCTCGGCGCGTGGGGGCCGGACTACGCCGACCCGCACACCAACGCCGACACTTTCGCGCGCAACCCCGACAACCGCGACGACGCCCGGCTGAGCGGCATACTGGCATGGCGCAACGCCTGGCCCGCGACGGAAGTCTCCACAAGAACCGACGCCGCGATGTTTGAGCAAGACATTGAAAAACGCCGCCTGCTGTATGAGGAAAGCCAGCGCATACATCAGCGCGTGGCGCCGTTTGTGCCGATGTTTCAGCGGATTGAGCCGACGGCAATGCGCGTAGGCGTCAAGGGCTTCTCGGCGGGCGGCGCCATTCATTCCGCGTTCTACTGGAAAACGACGAAGTGA
- the nadC gene encoding carboxylating nicotinate-nucleotide diphosphorylase → MKLRPNHCPEPLRRAVADNARAAIAEDLGGGDPSAALLDAAATGEALIISRDNAVLAGRFWVDEVFRQVNAAIRVAWRKQDGERIAPGDTVCAVRGPLAAIVSGERSALNLLQTLSGTATATARHVARIAGAKSIVLDTRKTLPGLRLAQKYAVVCGGGRNHRLDLAGGILIKDNHIRACGSIANAVQRARAQDASSRIEVEAETADEVREALKAGADIILLDNFAPANIRDMVKLINGRAETEVSGNITLDGLPAIAAAGADYISIGALTKHLHAVDFSLQLPPE, encoded by the coding sequence ATGAAACTGCGCCCCAATCACTGCCCCGAACCGCTGCGCCGCGCCGTTGCCGACAACGCGCGCGCGGCCATTGCCGAAGACCTGGGCGGCGGCGACCCCAGCGCCGCGCTGCTCGACGCCGCCGCGACCGGCGAGGCGCTCATCATCAGCCGCGACAACGCCGTGCTCGCGGGCCGTTTCTGGGTGGACGAAGTCTTTCGCCAGGTGAACGCGGCCATCCGCGTCGCGTGGCGCAAGCAGGACGGCGAACGCATCGCCCCCGGCGATACAGTGTGCGCCGTGCGCGGCCCGCTCGCCGCCATTGTCAGCGGCGAACGCAGCGCGCTGAACCTGCTGCAAACGCTGTCCGGCACCGCCACCGCCACCGCCCGGCATGTCGCGCGCATCGCCGGCGCGAAATCCATCGTGCTCGACACGCGCAAGACACTGCCGGGCCTGCGCCTCGCGCAGAAATACGCCGTCGTCTGCGGCGGCGGGCGCAACCACCGCCTTGACCTCGCGGGCGGCATCCTGATCAAGGACAACCACATCCGCGCCTGCGGCTCCATCGCCAACGCCGTGCAGCGCGCGCGCGCGCAAGATGCAAGCAGCCGCATTGAAGTTGAAGCCGAAACAGCGGACGAAGTGCGCGAAGCGCTGAAAGCGGGCGCCGACATCATCCTGCTCGACAACTTCGCACCCGCCAACATCCGCGACATGGTCAAACTCATCAATGGCCGCGCCGAAACCGAAGTCTCCGGCAACATCACCCTTGACGGCCTCCCCGCCATCGCCGCCGCCGGCGCCGACTACATCTCAATCGGCGCACTGACCAAACACCTGCACGCAGTGGACTTCTCACTGCAACTGCCGCCGGAGTAA
- a CDS encoding nucleotidyltransferase family protein: MKAMILAAGRGKRMRPLTDRTPKALLEVGGKALIEHHLARLRAAGVAEVVINIAHLAEAIRSRLGDGARYGLHIRYSDETGGVLETGGGIVRALPHLADGDDDVFLVINADVFTDYAVRRPELGDDHAHLVLVNNPPHRPHGDFLLNGQRLCREHGTPLTFSGIGYYRRTLFSELPDGHNANPAPLAPLLEQGIAQNRISGEHYRGLWADIGTPQRLEEIRRHQ, translated from the coding sequence ATGAAAGCGATGATACTGGCCGCCGGGCGCGGCAAGCGCATGAGGCCGCTGACCGACCGCACGCCGAAGGCGCTGCTGGAAGTCGGCGGCAAGGCGCTGATTGAACACCACCTTGCGCGCCTGCGCGCGGCGGGCGTCGCCGAGGTTGTCATCAACATCGCGCACCTGGCCGAAGCGATACGCTCGCGCCTCGGCGACGGCGCGCGCTACGGCCTGCACATCCGCTACTCGGACGAAACCGGCGGCGTGCTGGAAACCGGCGGCGGCATCGTCCGCGCGCTGCCGCACCTCGCCGACGGCGACGACGATGTGTTCCTCGTCATCAACGCCGATGTGTTCACCGACTACGCGGTGCGGCGCCCCGAACTCGGCGACGACCACGCGCACCTGGTGCTGGTGAACAACCCGCCGCACCGCCCGCACGGCGACTTCCTGCTGAACGGCCAGCGCCTGTGCCGCGAACACGGCACGCCGCTGACATTCAGCGGCATCGGCTATTACCGGCGCACGCTGTTCAGCGAACTGCCGGACGGACACAACGCCAACCCCGCGCCGCTCGCGCCGCTGCTGGAACAGGGCATCGCACAAAACCGCATCAGCGGCGAACATTACCGCGGCCTGTGGGCCGACATCGGCACCCCGCAACGCCTTGAAGAAATTCGCCGACACCAATGA
- a CDS encoding phosphotransferase, with translation MDERHALLRGWLQQTLGSGFTMAALTGDASFRRYFRVALQDRSLMAADVPPDKEDIRDFTRVTQKLEDAGVRAPHIHAADHANGWLLLDDFGDTTGLKALSRDNATGNALGNATDNGPGSAPANATVNADVFYRRAINELVKVQQADSRGLPDYTHSLLVQEMCLFTDWYCDTHLQCGLTESQHAAFGREFEQLAQAARAQPQVFVHRDYHSRNLMVLDAGAGAGANTGANTNAGASTNANAGANAGADANITLGVLDYQDAVVGPVTYDLVSLLKDCYIVWPEARRRDWMRYYLERRPANADADTFTRWFDWMGIQRHLKAIGIFARLHHRDGKSGYLNDIPRILAYITESLERYPELNGLRRLMSQLPPPRTR, from the coding sequence ATGGACGAGCGACACGCACTGCTGCGCGGCTGGCTGCAACAAACACTCGGCAGCGGCTTCACAATGGCCGCGCTGACGGGCGATGCGAGTTTCCGGCGCTACTTCCGGGTCGCGCTGCAAGACCGCAGCCTGATGGCCGCCGATGTGCCGCCGGACAAGGAAGACATCCGCGACTTCACGCGGGTAACGCAAAAACTTGAAGACGCCGGCGTGCGTGCGCCGCACATCCACGCCGCCGACCATGCAAACGGATGGCTGCTGCTGGACGACTTCGGCGACACCACCGGCCTGAAAGCGCTGTCACGCGACAATGCCACCGGCAATGCTCTCGGCAACGCCACCGACAATGGCCCCGGCAGCGCGCCCGCCAACGCCACCGTCAACGCCGATGTCTTCTACCGCCGCGCGATCAACGAACTGGTCAAGGTGCAGCAGGCCGACAGCCGCGGCCTGCCCGATTACACCCACTCGCTGCTGGTGCAGGAGATGTGCCTGTTCACCGACTGGTACTGCGACACCCACCTGCAATGCGGCCTGACCGAAAGCCAACACGCCGCCTTCGGACGCGAGTTTGAACAACTGGCGCAGGCGGCGCGCGCGCAGCCGCAAGTCTTTGTGCACCGCGATTACCATTCGCGCAATTTGATGGTGCTGGATGCGGGCGCCGGCGCCGGCGCAAACACCGGCGCAAACACAAACGCCGGCGCAAGCACAAACGCAAACGCAGGCGCAAACGCGGGCGCAGACGCAAACATCACCCTCGGCGTCCTCGACTACCAGGACGCCGTTGTCGGCCCGGTAACCTACGACCTCGTGTCGCTGCTGAAAGATTGTTACATCGTCTGGCCCGAAGCGCGGCGGCGCGACTGGATGCGCTATTACCTTGAACGCCGCCCGGCGAACGCCGACGCCGACACCTTCACAAGATGGTTCGACTGGATGGGCATACAGCGCCACCTGAAAGCCATCGGCATCTTCGCCCGCCTGCACCACCGCGACGGCAAAAGCGGCTACCTGAACGACATCCCGCGCATCCTCGCCTACATCACCGAAAGCCTTGAACGCTACCCGGAACTCAACGGCCTGCGCCGCCTGATGTCGCAACTGCCGCCGCCGCGCACACGATGA